TTCGAGTTTTCTTTCGGCCGAAAGCTCGGTTACCCCTCCCTCCCGAACGGCGCCCTCGAGCCAGGAGAGAAATTTGACCATGGCGATACCGTCACGGAGATGGGCATTTTTCAGACTGGCGACTTCAGTCTCGTTTTTCACCGCCTTCATGTAAAAAACCGGGCTTTCCTTGAAAAAGAGTTCACAGTGCGGTTCGACAAGAGAAACGGCCCGGTAACTTGTCCTGTTTCCGTCAATCCACGCCCGTCCTCCTTTTTTCGCACACGCTACAAGATGGCAGAGAAACTCATGATAGGGATATACCGATACAAGATGCCGGAGGTGGGCCGATAACGCTTCGGTTGTCTGCTGCAGCCGGAGAAACAGCTTTATCTCCTCCTTCGCGATGAGTGCATAGGCGATAACACACGGATTATAGGGTATGTCACCGCCCCGTATATTGAACAACCACGCAATGGCATCGAGTGAAGAGATGACATGAAACCTGCAGCCCTCTTCATCGAGTTGTTTTTTCAGCCGTATTATTTTATCTTCAAAGGACTCCCCGCAGAAAGTAGTATCATAGGGGGTAACCGGCGCGTCCGGAAAACCGGGGCTGTCTTTCCGGATCAGGTCCACGAGATTGTCCTCGATACATACCACCTCGATGTTCTTCGAGTCGACCTTCTTTTTTATCGCACGAACATCTTCCCAGGAAAAAAGGTCCGGATCGATTCCCAGCCGATCTCCCTGATTAAGCCGGTCTTTGAGCCAGGCCGTCATATCGGGAACATCGTTATTACCGGACTTAAAAAGGACAATGCCGCTTCCGTCGAGTTCCTGTTCCGCCTGCAGAAAATACCGCGAGTCCGTCCAGAGTCCCGCCTTGAAGAGGGTCACAGCAACATCGCCGGCTGAACCGGTAAAGCCGCTCAACCACTCTCTTCGTTTCCACATATCCGGCACATATTCATTCTGGTGGCGGTCTTTCGACGGGACAATGTAAGCATGTATATTACGCGCGCGCATAATCCTGCGAAGCTCTTTAAGCCGCCGGTCTGTCGTATGCATGTTTTTCCTCTCTTCATAAAGGTCGGGTGATCGTGTCATATTGTAAAGCGGAATATCAGACGGGGCCGGAGGACGTCTACTTTCTTACATTAACCAAATCGAGTTGATACCACTCCCCGTCAAACCCGGTCGAACGGATCAAACTCATATTCTCCCCGAAGCGACATATCCGGAATCCTGCCGGAATCTTCGACGGGGATATTGAATACCGATGTCACGGCATCGTGGGTGATTTTTTTAAGGAGGTCATCCGTCATTCCCATGCGTTTGAGTCGCCGGATACAATGGGGGTAAAAAGGAAGGCCGGGGATGCCTGAAACGGTCCTTTTTTCTTCTCTCGTGTGCGGGGCGTGATCGGTCTCGATCCAGTCGATTTTTCCTTCAAGTAACAGGCGGAGCATTTTCTTCTGGACTTCGCGGGGACGGAGGGGGGGATTGACCCGGAGGAGAAAACCATATTCACTTTTCATATGTTCGTCACAAAGGAAAGCATGATGGGGGGTGATGCCGCAGGTAATCCTGATACGTCCCCGTTTCCTCGCTTTTTCCACTTCCCGCACCGAATCATCCGTTGAAATATGGCAGATATGGAGATTCCCTCTGAATCCCGTTCGTTCGGCAAAACCGATCATGTCCCTGACGCTTTCGACTTCGCTTGCCGGGGGACGAATAAGGGTATGCGTAAAGGGATCGGCGATATTTGCCTTTTCCGGCCTGAAAAGGGATTCTTTTTCACAATGGACGGCAAGCACGCCGTCATATCCCGCCCTGACAATTGTCGTAATTACATTCCGCTGATCGTCTTCATTGGTGACGGCAAGATCCCCGGTCGAACTGCCGGCGTAAAGCTTGAGTCCGACGACACGAGGGAACAGATCACGCCAGACAGCCGCCATTTCCGCCGCCTGTCCGGGATATGAAGTCAATCCGGCATAAAGTCCGTGAAAAACCGCGCCTCCGGCACCGTCCGCGAGTGCGATACGGTCTTCGATAATCGTTCTTGCCGTAAGCGGAGGATTCGTGTTGGGCATCTCGAATACCGCGTCCAATCCCGCCCGGTACGCTACGGAAAGACCATGGGCCACGGTTTCCTTATGTTTCTGGTTCCAGTCTCTCAGGTGGACATGGGGATCTATCAAGGGGGTTCCCGCCTTTCAAATCGTCTTTACCAGTCGTTCGAGTCTTTCGATAATTCCGCTGTTTTTTTCTATTATCGCCGAAAGCTCTTCCGAGCTTTCGGCGATTTTTCTGCATTCATCGACCTGGGTCGTCGTCAGTCCGGCGACACCCTCCGCCTGTGCCTTGAGTTGTTCGATCGCGGCGAGGATGTCTTTGCTTCCTTCCGATTGTTCCTCACTTGCCGACTTCACTTCCTCGGAAATTTCGCTGAGCCGGTGAAAGGACGTCAACATATCGCCGATTGTCGTCGTTTCTTCTTCCATTGCGGCCAGAATTTCCGAATTGACCTCCGCCGTTTTTCGTGCGTCCTCAAGTATACTCTCGAGCCGCGCGCCCGCCCCTTCGGAGAGAACCGCGATGTTTTCGATACGGCCCAGCGTGTCCTTGAGAATTTCCCCGATTTTCCCGGCGTTGACGCCCGTCGTTTCCGCGAGGGTTCTGATCTCGTCGGCGACAACGGCAAAACCCTTGCCCGCATCCCCCGCGTGGGCGGCTTCGATCGCCGCATTCATGGCAAGCAGGTTGGTAGTATCAGCTATTGCGGAGATAATTTCAACGATTTCTTCGATTTTTTTACTTTCTTTTTCCGTCGCGCGCGTCGCTTCGACGACCTCCACAACGGTCTGTTCCCCTTCTCTGGCTGCATTGAGAAGATTTTCCGATACGGCATCCGCCCGTTTGGATGTATCGGTAATCAGCGCGATCGAACCGCTGATTTCTTCTATCGCAGAAACACACTCATGAACTAAAACGGCCTGCCTTTTAATGTTCTCCGACACCGATTGAATCGAGACGGTCATTTCGGTAATCGTCGAGGAGGTCTCGGCCATGACGGTGAGTCCGGAATTCGACGCATCGCCGATTTTTCTTGCAGAGTCGACCATATCGCCGATATTACCGCTCAACTTTTCGGAAGTGGAGAAAAGTGTGTTGCTTGATGAGAGGATATTTTTCGTCACCTCTTTGAGGTTTTCAATGAATGAATGGCGGGTTTCCTCTTTTTCAACCCGGAGGGATGTCTGCCGGATGACCATATTTTTAAACCGGCCGGCGTAATAGGTGAGAATACCGGTGACCATGACGAAAATAATCGGTTTATATATCTCGTCATCCCAATCGACGGTAATAAATTTATCGAGTTTATTGATAAAAACATTCCCCCCGGTTTCCAGAATACCGAGGGGGAAAATGACATGAATATGTGTCAAAAACGAATAAAAGACCGCGCTATAGATCCCGGTAAACAGAACGGATGACGGCGAATTTCTGAGTGAAGCGAGTGCCAGAAAGACAAAATAGAGGAAAGTGGGCGCCCCGGTGATGATAAGTCCGGGTTTGTTAAGGGCATTGAGATACACGATAATACTCAGAAACGTGACATCGATAAAAGGAAACACATACGGCATCCACGGATAATATTTTTTTTTCTTCACCTGAAATAAAATCCAGACGGAAATCAATACGGAGACGATGATACAGATCATTTCTGCGAGAAAAACAGGATCGACAATGACAGCAAAAATACTTCCTTTATCCTGAAAGACCCCCGAAAACACGATGATCACCAGGATAAAAAGGATTATGCAAATAAATATTCTGAAAACGGCAATCACCCGTTCACCGTGAATCCGGGCATTCAGAAGAAGTTCCTGTGCAATGTGCTTTGATTCATTGGATATTTCTTTATTCACCGCCGACACGCTCCTTTTCGCAGATTTTCTCTATAAGTCTACGTTTATTTTCGCGTTTTCGCAACGCTTATTCTGGTTATTGCGATCGATGTACTGAATCTCCGTCGCTGCTTTTTTGCAAAAAAACCGGACGAACAAGAGACCGTTTCTACCGGGTGCCGCTTTGACGGGCGGCGTGACCGCCGGTTCCCTCTCTTGCATAACACCACATCATGGTGTATATTTATACAAAAGGCCTTCAGGGCAAGGTGAAATTCCCGACCGGCGGTGATGCCTGCTTCAGGCTCGAGCCCGCGAGTTACCGGGAGGTAACAGATCCGGTGAAAATCCGGAGCCGACAGTAACAGTCTGGATGGGAGAGGGTCTTCTCTTGAAAACATCACATCCGGTGAATGAGAGAATCGTTCGACCTTACTTGCCGTCCACCCCTGAAAGACAGATAAAACCCGGAAAGAAGTGAAACCGTGGAAAGAAAATCCTTTTCCCTTGAAGAAGAAACCTTTATGGAGAAGGCGATCGCGCTCGCGGAACGGGCAAGGGGCGATACCTCTCCGAATCCCCTGGTCGGGGCGGTTGTTGTCAAGGATGGAGCGATTGTCGGAGAAGGATGGCACAAAAAAGCCGGCCTGCCGCACGCGGAAGTTGTGGCACTGGATGCGGCGGGTGAGCGTTCATCCGGCGCTACCCTGTTCGTCACCCTCGAACCGTGCTGCCACGAGGGAAAAACCCCGCCCTGTACAAAAAGAATTATCGGGGCGGGCATTAAACGCGTGGTTGCCGCCATGAAAGATCCTTTTCCCCTTGTGGCCGGAAAGGGATTCGAAGAGTTACGGCGCGCCGGTATCGAGGTATCGTATGGTCTGTGTGAAAAAAAGGCCCGCAGGATGAATGAAGTGTTTCTCACCTATGTCGAAACCGGACGCCCCTTTGTGACCATGAAGGCGGCGGTTTCCGCCGACGGGAAAATCGCAACGAAGACGGGAAGCAGCAGGTGGATTACCTGTACCGCATCACGTGACTATGTCCATGGGCAGCGGGGGTTTCATGACGCCGTAATGACGGGAGTCGAAACGGTATTGTCCGACAATCCCTCTCTTACCTGCAGACTTCCGGGAAAAAAACAACGGGTGAAACCTCGTATTGTCCTCGACAGCAGGGGGAGAACACCGATTGACGCACGGGTCCTCGAAGCCCCGCCGGGTCAAAAAACGATAATCGCCGCAACCGAACGTATATTGCCAGAAAAAA
The window above is part of the Spirochaetales bacterium genome. Proteins encoded here:
- a CDS encoding aminopeptidase P family protein codes for the protein MHTTDRRLKELRRIMRARNIHAYIVPSKDRHQNEYVPDMWKRREWLSGFTGSAGDVAVTLFKAGLWTDSRYFLQAEQELDGSGIVLFKSGNNDVPDMTAWLKDRLNQGDRLGIDPDLFSWEDVRAIKKKVDSKNIEVVCIEDNLVDLIRKDSPGFPDAPVTPYDTTFCGESFEDKIIRLKKQLDEEGCRFHVISSLDAIAWLFNIRGGDIPYNPCVIAYALIAKEEIKLFLRLQQTTEALSAHLRHLVSVYPYHEFLCHLVACAKKGGRAWIDGNRTSYRAVSLVEPHCELFFKESPVFYMKAVKNETEVASLKNAHLRDGIAMVKFLSWLEGAVREGGVTELSAERKLEAFRAEQQYYMGPSFRTISAFGEHGAIVHYAATAGTDTPIGGNGLYLVDSGAQYLDGTTDITRTVAIGTPTQEQKEMFTRVLKGNISLSMISFPRGTEGIQLDALARIFLWEKKLDYGHGTGHGVGFYLNVHEGPLSISQRRGTYVSLAPGMVCSIEPGYYKTGAYGIRIENLVVVAQNEDKPIHEHPFFHFKTLTLCPIDRSLIDPSLLTDKETAFIDVYHAAVRKTIGPCVEGEIKQWLFEATKPL
- a CDS encoding dihydroorotase; the protein is MIDPHVHLRDWNQKHKETVAHGLSVAYRAGLDAVFEMPNTNPPLTARTIIEDRIALADGAGGAVFHGLYAGLTSYPGQAAEMAAVWRDLFPRVVGLKLYAGSSTGDLAVTNEDDQRNVITTIVRAGYDGVLAVHCEKESLFRPEKANIADPFTHTLIRPPASEVESVRDMIGFAERTGFRGNLHICHISTDDSVREVEKARKRGRIRITCGITPHHAFLCDEHMKSEYGFLLRVNPPLRPREVQKKMLRLLLEGKIDWIETDHAPHTREEKRTVSGIPGLPFYPHCIRRLKRMGMTDDLLKKITHDAVTSVFNIPVEDSGRIPDMSLRGEYEFDPFDRV
- the ribD gene encoding bifunctional diaminohydroxyphosphoribosylaminopyrimidine deaminase/5-amino-6-(5-phosphoribosylamino)uracil reductase RibD, which codes for MERKSFSLEEETFMEKAIALAERARGDTSPNPLVGAVVVKDGAIVGEGWHKKAGLPHAEVVALDAAGERSSGATLFVTLEPCCHEGKTPPCTKRIIGAGIKRVVAAMKDPFPLVAGKGFEELRRAGIEVSYGLCEKKARRMNEVFLTYVETGRPFVTMKAAVSADGKIATKTGSSRWITCTASRDYVHGQRGFHDAVMTGVETVLSDNPSLTCRLPGKKQRVKPRIVLDSRGRTPIDARVLEAPPGQKTIIAATERILPEKKAALEKAGAEVIVVNTDGDGRVDLVHLMEILGKREICSVFVEGGGRVNAAALKAGIVDKLLLFIAPKIIGGRDAPTFVEGEGIESVEEAKPLSLVSMLRFDDDIMCEYYIVNGNKV